Proteins encoded by one window of Pecten maximus chromosome 15, xPecMax1.1, whole genome shotgun sequence:
- the LOC117343711 gene encoding peroxisomal carnitine O-octanoyltransferase-like, with protein sequence MDFGPDSIPDPNLFYTTDEEKTFQHEESLPSLPMPDLQKTLNRYLDSIKPHVTADEYRQTEFLVQQFGCGIGKELNEKLKKKAQNMRNWLEVWWEDFAYLEGRYPEAPFVNFGGPGPYMHHYMPPKDGTQVERGSLITHYALQYWKLIREERLKPDKDRNGSHLSMSQFHRAFNTCKIPGVKKDKILYYFKTVSEGDTPIHMVVFCRGRIFTFDCIDEHGEPLTAPELKIQFQRIRDECDSQPEGPGIGQLTADERTSWAHMRSRLLALHPDNHKNLELIQSSLMAVALDDNSPTDESNVFEMSLAGDPQNRWFDKSSILIYYKNGLAGSNCDHSPMDAMIVVSSTFYIDLNVKRCKGKWPGSVEVRDLAKPQELVFHIDDVIREGIAKARQMFLTYGSNLRCCTKHFMGYGRKYLRSKHLHPDTHVQLAMQYTYYKMHKKAAPTYETATTRRFYRSRTETLRSCTVELVDWCKAMVDPNATNEQKVRLYMRAADKHNKLMSEATQLQGCDRHLLGLMLIAREEGLPTPQLYEDISYKKSGGGGNFVLSTSFVGYTTCYGAVAPMLQDGYGTFYRVEADKIVPVVTSWQVSEETDADKFATGMMDALKELGDLLDTVSANTAKL encoded by the exons ATGGACTTTGGACCTGACAGCATCCCGGACCCAAACCTGTTCTACACAACAGATGAGGAGAAGACATTTCAGCATGAGGAATCTCTACCATCACTACCGATGCCAGATTTACAGAAAACCCTCAACAGATACCTGGACTCAA TAAAGCCGCATGTGACTGCAGACGAGTACCGTCAGACAGAGTTCCTGGTCCAACAGTTTGGGTGTGGGATTGGAAAGGAACTAAATGAGAAGCTAAAGAAAAAGGCACAAAATATGAGGAACTGG CTGGAGGTATGGTGGGAGGACTTTGCATACCTGGAGGGGCGGTACCCAGAGGCACCCTTTGTGAACTTTGGAGGTCCCGGCCCCTACATGCACCACTACATGCCACCGAAAGATGGGACACAAGTAGAGCGTGGATCTCTCATCACCCACTATGCATTACAGTACTGGAAACTCATCAGAGA GGAGCGTCTGAAACCTGACAAGGACCGTAATGGTAGCCATTTGTCCATGAGCCAGTTCCATCGTGCCTTCAACACTTGTAAAATACCAGGAGTGAAGAAAGATAAAATCCTCTATTACTTCAAAACAG TGTCAGAAGGTGACACCCCAATCCACATGGTCGTGTTTTGTCGTGGACGCATATTTACTTTTGACTGCATTGACGAGCATGGTGAACCCCTCACAGCACCAGAGCTGAAAATTCAGTTTCAGAGGATTAGAGACGAGTGTGACAGTCAGCCTGAGGGACCAGGGATTGGCCAGCTTACAGCGGACGAGCGGACATCCTGGGCACAT aTGAGAAGTCGTTTGCTTGCTCTCCATCCAGACAACCATAAAAACTTGGAGCTGATCCAGAGCAGCTTGATGGCTGTAGCACTTGATGATAACAGTCCCACAGATGAGTCCAAT GTGTTCGAGATGTCCCTAGCTGGTGACCCTCAGAATCGCTGGTTTGATAAATCTTCAATCCTCATCTACTATAAAAACGGACTCGCAGGATCCAATTGTGAT CATTCCCCGATGGATGCCATGATTGTTGTCTCCAGTACCTTTTACATTGATCTCAATGTGAAGCGATGTAAAGGAAAGTGGCCG GGCTCAGTGGAAGTTCGTGATCTTGCAAAGCCTCAAGAGTTGGTATTTCACATTGATGATGTCATCAGAGAGGGCATCGCAAAGGCCAGACAGATGTTCCTGACCTAT GGATCCAATTTACGCTGTTGCACAAAACATTTCATGGGTTATGGCAGAAAGTATCTCCGATCTAAACACCTCCATCCAGACACCCATGTCCAGCTTGCTATGCAGTACACCTACTACAAGATGCATAAAAA GGCAGCACCTACATACGAGACAGCTACTACACGTAGATTCTACAGATCTCGTACAGAGACGTTACGATCGTGTACAGTAGAACTTGTTGATTGGTGTAAGGCAATGGTCGATCCCAATGCGACG AATGAGCAAAAGGTCAGACTGTACATGCGTGCGGCAGACAAACACAACAAGCTGATGTCTGAGGCTACCCAACTACAAG GGTGTGACCGCCATCTTCTAGGCCTGATGTTGATTGCCCGGGAGGAGGGATTGCCCACCCCTCAGCTGTATGAAGACATCTCATACAAAAAAAG TGGAGGTGGAGGTAACTTTGTCCTGTCCACTAGTTTCGTCGGCTACACGACCTGTTATGGGGCTGTTGCTCCGATGCTACAGGATGGCTATGGAACATTCTACAGAGTGGAGGCAGACAA AATTGTACCTGTGGTAACATCATGGCAGGTCAGTGAAGAGACAGATGCTGACAAGTTTGCCACTGGCATGATGGATGCACTGAAAGAGCTGGGCGACCTTCTGGATACAGTGTCAGCAAACACTGCCAAACTGTGA